The following coding sequences are from one Pseudomonas oryzae window:
- a CDS encoding NADH:ubiquinone reductase (Na(+)-transporting) subunit B translates to MGMRDFLDKIEHNFEKGGKYEKWYALYEAVDTFFYRPGSVTRTTAHVRDGIDLKRMMITVWLCTFPAMFFGMWNIGHQANLIFAQSPELLAAQDGWRFSLIGALAGFDPASLWDCFIQGAAYFLPVYLVTFIVGGFWEVLFASIRRHEVNEGFFVTSVLFALILPPSIPLWQVALGISFGVVIGKEVFGGTGKNFLNPALVGRAFLFFAYPAQMSGDGVWTAVDGYAGATSLSLAAAGGVEAIVGQGITWMDAFLGNMHGSIGETSTLAILIGGGVLLLTKIAAWRIVAGVMIGMVATSTLFNVIGSDTNPMFAMPWYWHLVVGGFAFAMVFMATDPVSASMTNTGKWLFGALIGLMVVLIRVVNPAFPEGMMLAVLFANLFAPLIDHFVVQANIKRRLARNV, encoded by the coding sequence ATGGGAATGCGAGATTTTCTCGACAAGATCGAGCACAACTTCGAGAAGGGCGGCAAGTACGAGAAGTGGTACGCCCTCTACGAGGCGGTGGATACCTTCTTCTATCGCCCCGGTAGCGTGACCCGCACCACCGCCCACGTGCGCGACGGCATCGACCTCAAGCGCATGATGATCACCGTGTGGCTGTGCACCTTCCCGGCGATGTTCTTCGGCATGTGGAACATCGGCCATCAGGCCAACCTGATCTTCGCCCAGAGCCCCGAGCTGCTGGCGGCACAGGACGGCTGGCGCTTCAGCCTGATCGGTGCGCTGGCCGGCTTCGATCCGGCCAGCCTGTGGGACTGCTTCATCCAGGGTGCGGCGTACTTCCTGCCGGTGTATCTGGTGACCTTCATCGTCGGCGGTTTCTGGGAGGTGCTGTTCGCTTCCATCCGTCGTCACGAGGTCAACGAGGGCTTCTTCGTCACCTCCGTGCTGTTCGCCCTGATCCTGCCGCCGAGCATCCCGCTGTGGCAGGTCGCGCTGGGCATCAGCTTCGGCGTGGTGATCGGCAAGGAAGTGTTCGGTGGCACCGGCAAGAACTTCCTCAACCCGGCACTGGTCGGTCGCGCCTTCCTGTTCTTCGCCTATCCGGCGCAGATGTCCGGTGACGGCGTGTGGACCGCGGTGGACGGCTATGCCGGCGCCACCAGCCTGAGCCTGGCCGCCGCCGGCGGCGTCGAGGCGATCGTCGGCCAGGGCATCACCTGGATGGACGCCTTCCTCGGCAACATGCACGGCTCGATCGGCGAAACCAGCACCCTGGCCATCCTGATCGGCGGCGGCGTGCTGCTGCTGACCAAGATCGCCGCCTGGCGCATCGTCGCCGGCGTGATGATCGGCATGGTCGCCACCAGCACCCTGTTCAACGTCATCGGCTCGGACACCAACCCGATGTTCGCCATGCCCTGGTACTGGCACCTGGTGGTCGGCGGTTTCGCCTTCGCCATGGTGTTCATGGCCACCGACCCGGTTTCCGCGTCGATGACCAACACCGGCAAGTGGCTGTTCGGTGCGCTGATCGGCCTGATGGTCGTGCTGATCCGCGTGGTCAACCCGGCCTTCCCGGAAGGCATGATGCTGGCGGTCCTGTTCGCCAACCTGTTTGCACCGCTGATCGACCACTTCGTCGTTCAGGCCAATATCAAGCGGAGGCTGGCACGCAATGTCTAG
- the nqrE gene encoding NADH:ubiquinone reductase (Na(+)-transporting) subunit E, producing the protein MEHYISLFVKAVFVENMALAFFLGMCTFIAISKKVETAIGLGIAVVVVQTITVPANNLIYTYLLKDGALAWAGLPEVDLSFLGLLSYIGVIAAIVQILEMLLDKYVPSLYNALGVFLPLITVNCAIMGGTLFMVERDYNLSESVVYGLGSGFSWALAIAVLAGVREKLKYSDVPAGLQGLGITFITIGLMSLGFMSFSGVQL; encoded by the coding sequence ATGGAACACTACATCAGCCTGTTCGTGAAGGCCGTGTTCGTGGAGAACATGGCACTGGCCTTCTTCCTCGGCATGTGCACCTTCATCGCCATTTCCAAAAAGGTGGAAACGGCGATCGGCCTGGGTATCGCCGTGGTGGTGGTGCAGACCATCACCGTGCCGGCCAACAACCTGATCTACACCTACCTGCTCAAGGACGGCGCGCTGGCCTGGGCCGGCCTGCCGGAAGTGGATCTCAGCTTCCTCGGCCTGCTCAGCTACATCGGCGTGATCGCCGCCATCGTGCAGATCCTCGAGATGCTGCTGGACAAGTACGTGCCCTCGCTCTACAACGCGCTGGGCGTGTTCCTGCCGCTGATCACGGTGAACTGCGCCATCATGGGCGGTACCCTGTTCATGGTCGAGCGTGACTACAACCTCTCCGAGAGCGTGGTCTACGGCCTGGGCTCGGGCTTCTCCTGGGCGCTGGCGATCGCCGTGCTCGCCGGTGTACGCGAGAAGCTCAAGTACAGCGACGTGCCGGCCGGCCTGCAGGGCCTGGGCATCACCTTCATCACCATCGGTCTGATGTCGCTGGGCTTCATGTCGTTCTCCGGCGTGCAGCTCTAA
- a CDS encoding FAD:protein FMN transferase codes for MSLAAFLRPVIAVACAAALAGCQFSDPLESFGGPTMGSTYSVKYVRADGVADAQTLQAGVEGILAEVDQQMSTYRDDSLIERFNRAPAGTCMAMPGAVLELVRLGEGLSLQSGGAFDLTIEPLLNLWGFGPKSRGEQVPGAEAIAEARQRVGHQHLRIDGERLCKDAKVQVDFNSVAAGHAVDRIAAWLEQQGVASYLVEATGELKARGRKPDGSAWRIAIEAPRDDQRVAQKILQLDGYGVSTSGDYRNYFEENGHRYSHTLDPRTGAPIAHRLAAVTVVHRQALLADGLSTLLMVLGPEEGEAWAERQGIAAFFVTREGDGFVSHATKAFTALSEAQGERP; via the coding sequence ATGTCGCTTGCGGCCTTCCTGCGGCCCGTCATCGCTGTCGCCTGTGCGGCAGCGCTGGCGGGCTGCCAGTTTTCCGACCCGCTGGAGTCGTTCGGCGGGCCGACCATGGGCAGTACCTATTCGGTCAAGTATGTGCGCGCCGACGGCGTGGCGGATGCCCAGACCCTGCAGGCCGGCGTCGAGGGGATCCTCGCCGAGGTCGACCAGCAGATGTCCACCTACCGTGACGACTCGCTGATCGAGCGCTTCAACCGCGCCCCGGCCGGCACCTGCATGGCCATGCCCGGAGCGGTCCTCGAGCTGGTGCGCCTGGGCGAGGGCTTGTCGCTGCAGAGCGGCGGCGCCTTCGACCTGACCATCGAGCCGCTGCTCAACCTGTGGGGCTTCGGTCCCAAGTCGCGCGGCGAGCAGGTGCCCGGTGCCGAGGCGATCGCCGAAGCGCGCCAGCGCGTGGGGCACCAGCACCTGCGCATCGACGGCGAGCGGCTGTGCAAGGACGCCAAGGTGCAGGTCGACTTCAACAGCGTCGCCGCCGGCCATGCTGTGGATCGTATCGCCGCCTGGCTGGAGCAGCAGGGCGTGGCCAGCTACCTGGTCGAGGCCACCGGCGAGCTGAAGGCGCGCGGACGCAAGCCGGACGGCTCGGCGTGGCGCATCGCCATCGAGGCGCCGCGCGACGACCAGCGGGTGGCGCAGAAGATCCTCCAGCTGGATGGCTACGGGGTTTCGACCTCGGGTGACTATCGCAACTACTTCGAGGAAAATGGCCACAGGTATTCGCATACCCTGGATCCGCGCACGGGCGCGCCGATCGCCCACCGTCTGGCGGCGGTCACCGTGGTGCATCGCCAGGCGCTGCTCGCCGATGGCCTGTCCACCCTGCTGATGGTCCTCGGGCCTGAGGAGGGCGAGGCCTGGGCCGAGCGCCAGGGCATTGCGGCGTTTTTCGTGACCCGCGAGGGCGACGGCTTCGTCTCCCATGCGACCAAGGCATTTACCGCGCTGAGCGAGGCGCAAGGGGAACGACCATGA
- a CDS encoding Na(+)-translocating NADH-quinone reductase subunit C — protein sequence MSSQKESTARTLLVALVVCLVCSVFVAGAAVALKPTQVENRQLDKQRSILAIAGLGDAQMSGTKVKKLFAERIRARVVDLQVGKFSDAYDAKTFDPLKAAKDPKLSDVLPGSDDIASIKRRERFTTVYLVENAEGQLETLILPVRGYGLWSTLHGFMAVKGDLNTVAGFGFYQHAETPGLGGEVDNPKWKGLWPGKTLFNEQGELAVAVVKGGVDPQSPQAVHQVDALAGATLTSNGVHNLLQFWLGRNGFGPFIANLRAGEA from the coding sequence ATGTCTAGTCAAAAGGAATCCACCGCCCGCACCCTGCTGGTGGCGCTGGTGGTCTGCCTGGTGTGCTCGGTGTTCGTCGCCGGCGCGGCCGTGGCACTGAAGCCGACCCAGGTCGAGAACCGCCAGCTGGACAAGCAGCGCAGCATCCTGGCCATCGCCGGCCTGGGCGACGCCCAGATGTCCGGGACCAAGGTGAAGAAGCTGTTCGCCGAGCGCATCCGTGCGCGCGTGGTCGACCTGCAGGTTGGCAAGTTCAGTGACGCCTATGACGCCAAGACCTTCGATCCGCTCAAGGCGGCGAAGGATCCGAAGCTTTCCGATGTCCTGCCGGGAAGCGACGACATCGCCTCGATCAAGCGTCGCGAGCGTTTCACCACCGTTTACCTGGTGGAGAACGCCGAGGGTCAGCTGGAAACCCTGATCCTACCGGTGCGTGGCTATGGCCTGTGGTCGACCCTGCACGGCTTCATGGCGGTCAAGGGCGACCTCAATACCGTGGCCGGTTTCGGCTTCTACCAGCACGCTGAGACCCCCGGTCTGGGCGGCGAGGTGGACAATCCGAAGTGGAAGGGCCTGTGGCCGGGCAAGACCCTGTTCAACGAGCAGGGTGAGCTGGCTGTGGCCGTCGTCAAGGGCGGGGTCGATCCGCAGAGCCCGCAGGCCGTGCACCAGGTCGACGCCCTCGCCGGCGCGACCCTGACCAGCAACGGCGTGCACAACCTGCTGCAGTTCTGGCTGGGCCGGAACGGTTTCGGTCCCTTCATCGCTAACCTGCGTGCCGGGGAGGCCTGA
- a CDS encoding Na(+)-translocating NADH-quinone reductase subunit A, producing MIKIKRGLDLPITGAPAQRIEAGRPVRSVAVVGFDYHGMKPTMQVQVGDRVKLGQVLFSDKKTPGVNYTAPAAGVISAIHRGEQRVLQSVVIDVDGDEQLTFASYPASQLASLDAAQVRDNLQASGLWSALRTRPYSKVPAVDAVPSSIFVTAIDTNPLAADPAVIVGEYAADFENGLKVLARLAKVFLCKAEGVSLPGEGVTGVTAASFAGPHPAGLAGTHVHFLDPVSATKSVWTLNYQDVIAVGKLFTTGQLWSERVVALAGPVVDKPRLVRTRLGASLQELTAGELQPGNNRVISGSVFGGRTSRGACAYLGRYHLQVSCLREGDDREMLHYLRAGVNKHSVLNVFVSKLMGDRKLPFTTTTNGSSRAMVPVGNYEEVMPLDILATQLLRYLIVGDTEMAQKLGCLELDEEDLALCSYVCAGKYEYGPILRDNLTRIEKEG from the coding sequence ATGATAAAAATCAAACGTGGTCTGGACCTGCCCATCACCGGCGCACCTGCGCAGCGCATCGAGGCCGGTCGGCCGGTGCGCAGCGTAGCGGTCGTAGGCTTCGACTATCACGGGATGAAGCCAACGATGCAGGTGCAGGTCGGTGATCGAGTCAAACTCGGCCAGGTCCTGTTCTCCGACAAGAAGACCCCCGGGGTGAACTATACGGCGCCAGCTGCCGGTGTGATCAGCGCCATCCATCGCGGTGAGCAGCGCGTGCTGCAGTCCGTGGTCATCGACGTGGACGGCGACGAGCAGCTCACCTTTGCCAGCTATCCGGCCAGCCAACTGGCCAGCCTCGATGCGGCTCAGGTGCGCGACAACCTGCAGGCTTCCGGTCTGTGGAGCGCCCTGCGTACCCGCCCGTACAGCAAGGTGCCGGCCGTCGACGCCGTGCCCAGCTCGATCTTCGTCACCGCCATCGACACCAACCCGCTGGCCGCCGATCCGGCGGTGATCGTCGGTGAATATGCGGCCGACTTCGAAAATGGTCTCAAGGTGCTGGCGCGCCTGGCCAAGGTGTTCCTGTGCAAGGCCGAGGGCGTCAGCCTGCCGGGCGAAGGCGTCACCGGGGTCACTGCCGCAAGCTTTGCCGGCCCCCATCCGGCCGGCCTGGCCGGCACCCACGTGCACTTCCTCGATCCGGTCAGCGCGACCAAGAGCGTGTGGACCCTCAACTACCAGGACGTCATCGCCGTCGGCAAGCTGTTCACCACCGGTCAGCTGTGGTCCGAACGCGTGGTGGCCCTGGCCGGTCCGGTGGTCGACAAGCCGCGCCTGGTGCGCACCCGTCTGGGTGCCAGCCTGCAGGAGCTGACCGCCGGCGAGCTGCAACCGGGCAACAACCGGGTGATTTCCGGTTCGGTGTTCGGTGGTCGCACTTCGCGTGGCGCCTGTGCCTACCTGGGGCGCTACCACCTTCAGGTGTCCTGCCTGCGCGAAGGCGACGACCGCGAAATGCTGCACTACCTGCGCGCAGGGGTGAACAAGCATTCGGTGCTCAACGTGTTCGTCTCCAAGCTGATGGGCGACCGGAAGCTTCCGTTCACCACCACCACCAACGGCAGTTCGCGCGCCATGGTGCCGGTGGGCAACTACGAGGAAGTGATGCCGCTGGACATCCTCGCCACCCAGTTGCTGCGCTACCTCATCGTCGGTGACACCGAGATGGCGCAGAAGCTCGGTTGCCTCGAGCTGGACGAGGAAGACCTGGCGCTGTGCAGCTACGTCTGCGCCGGAAAGTACGAATACGGCCCGATCCTGCGGGATAACCTGACCCGCATCGAGAAGGAGGGTTGA
- the sthA gene encoding Si-specific NAD(P)(+) transhydrogenase, which yields MAVYNYDVVVLGSGPAGEGAAMSAAKSGRKVAVVDSRKLVGGNCTHLGTIPSKALRHSVRQILQFNTNPMFRQIGEPRWFSFPDVLKSAENVIAKQVASRTGYYARNRIDLFFGTASFADANTIEVLANNGVVERLVAKQVVIATGSRPYRPADVDFSHPRIYDSDTILTLSHTPRRMIIYGAGVIGCEYASIFSGLGVLVDLIDNRDQLLSFLDDEISDALSYHLRNNNVLIRHNEEYERIEGLDHGVVLHLKSGKKIKADALLWCNGRTGNTDKLALENVGIEANSRGQIAVDQHYRTCVPNIYAAGDVIGWPSLASAAYDQGRSAAGSIVEDGSWHFIDDVPTGIYTIPEISSIGKNEQELTKEKIPYEVGKAFFKSMARAQISNEPVGMLKILFHRETLQILGVHCFGYQASEIVHIGQAIMNQKGEANTIKYFINTTFNYPTMAEAYRVAAFDGLNRLF from the coding sequence ATGGCTGTCTACAACTATGACGTGGTGGTGCTGGGCTCCGGTCCAGCGGGTGAGGGTGCGGCGATGAGCGCCGCCAAGAGCGGGCGCAAGGTGGCGGTGGTGGATAGCCGCAAGCTGGTCGGTGGCAACTGCACCCATCTGGGCACCATCCCCTCCAAGGCCCTGCGTCACTCGGTACGGCAGATCCTGCAGTTCAACACCAACCCCATGTTCCGTCAGATCGGCGAGCCGCGCTGGTTTTCCTTCCCCGACGTGCTGAAGAGCGCGGAGAACGTCATCGCCAAGCAGGTCGCCTCGCGCACCGGTTACTACGCGCGCAACCGCATCGACCTGTTCTTCGGTACCGCCAGCTTCGCCGATGCCAACACCATCGAGGTGCTGGCGAACAACGGTGTGGTCGAGCGCCTGGTCGCCAAGCAGGTCGTGATCGCCACCGGTTCGCGTCCCTACCGTCCGGCCGATGTCGACTTCAGCCACCCGCGCATCTACGACAGCGACACCATCCTCACCCTCAGCCATACGCCGCGACGGATGATCATCTATGGAGCCGGGGTGATCGGTTGCGAGTACGCGTCGATCTTCAGCGGTCTCGGCGTGCTGGTCGACCTGATCGACAACCGAGACCAGCTGCTCAGCTTCCTCGACGACGAGATCTCCGATGCGCTGAGCTACCACCTGCGCAACAACAACGTGCTGATCCGCCACAACGAGGAGTACGAGCGCATCGAGGGGCTCGATCACGGTGTAGTGCTGCACCTGAAGTCCGGCAAGAAGATCAAGGCGGACGCCCTGCTGTGGTGTAACGGCCGTACCGGCAACACCGACAAGCTGGCGCTGGAGAACGTCGGCATCGAGGCCAACAGCCGCGGTCAGATCGCCGTGGATCAGCACTACCGCACCTGCGTGCCGAACATCTACGCCGCCGGTGACGTGATCGGCTGGCCGAGTCTGGCCAGTGCCGCCTACGACCAGGGGCGCTCGGCCGCCGGCAGCATCGTCGAGGACGGCAGCTGGCACTTCATCGACGACGTGCCCACCGGCATCTACACCATCCCGGAGATCAGCTCGATCGGCAAGAACGAGCAGGAGCTGACCAAGGAGAAGATCCCCTACGAGGTCGGCAAGGCGTTCTTCAAGTCGATGGCGCGCGCGCAGATCTCCAACGAGCCGGTGGGTATGCTGAAGATCCTCTTCCACCGCGAGACCCTGCAGATCCTCGGCGTGCACTGCTTCGGTTATCAGGCCTCGGAGATCGTGCACATCGGCCAGGCGATCATGAACCAGAAGGGTGAGGCGAATACCATCAAGTATTTCATCAACACCACCTTCAACTACCCGACCATGGCCGAGGCCTATCGGGTGGCGGCGTTCGATGGCCTCAACCGGCTTTTTTGA
- the nqrM gene encoding (Na+)-NQR maturation NqrM, which yields MTWLLAFAVMLLVVFGMAIGVIMGRKPIAGSCGGIANLGIEKDECPICGGDTQKCEEANSEAGGKPGADQAYDATRSR from the coding sequence ATGACCTGGTTACTGGCTTTTGCAGTCATGCTGCTGGTGGTATTCGGCATGGCCATCGGTGTGATCATGGGCCGCAAGCCGATCGCCGGCTCCTGCGGCGGCATCGCCAACCTGGGCATCGAGAAGGACGAGTGCCCGATCTGCGGGGGCGATACCCAGAAATGCGAGGAAGCCAACAGCGAGGCTGGCGGCAAGCCCGGCGCGGATCAGGCTTACGACGCGACCCGCAGCAGATGA
- the nqrF gene encoding NADH:ubiquinone reductase (Na(+)-transporting) subunit F, translating to MNYEIFLAIGMFTAIVLALVVIILMARAKLVSSGDVNILINGERTITVPAGGKLLQTLAANNIFLSSACGGGGTCAQCKCIVESGGGEMLPTEESHFTKREAKAGWRLSCQTPVKQDMHIEVPEEVFGVKKWECTVESNPNVATFIKELTLRLPQGESVDFRAGGYVQLECPPHVVNYKDFDIQPEYRGDWDKFNMWRYVSKVDEPTIRAYSMANYPEEKGIVKFNIRIASPPPGKDDIPPGKMSSFVFNLKPGDKITVYGPFGEFFAKDTDNEMVFIGGGAGMAPMRSHIFDQLKRLKSTRKMSFWYGARSMREAFYVEEYDQLQAENPNFKWHLALSDPQPEDNWSGLTGFIHNVLYENYLKDHPAPEDCEFYMCGPPMMNAAVIKMLLDLGVERENILLDDFGG from the coding sequence ATGAACTACGAAATCTTCCTCGCCATCGGCATGTTCACTGCGATCGTGCTGGCGCTGGTGGTCATCATCCTGATGGCCCGCGCCAAGCTGGTGTCCAGCGGCGACGTGAACATCCTCATCAACGGCGAGCGCACCATCACCGTACCGGCCGGCGGCAAGCTGCTGCAGACTCTGGCGGCCAACAACATCTTCCTGTCCTCTGCCTGTGGCGGCGGCGGCACCTGCGCGCAGTGCAAGTGCATCGTCGAGTCGGGCGGCGGCGAGATGCTGCCGACCGAGGAGTCGCACTTCACCAAGCGCGAGGCCAAGGCCGGCTGGCGCCTGTCCTGCCAGACCCCGGTCAAGCAGGACATGCACATCGAGGTGCCGGAAGAGGTCTTCGGCGTGAAGAAGTGGGAATGCACGGTGGAGTCCAACCCCAACGTTGCCACCTTCATCAAGGAGCTGACCCTGCGCCTGCCGCAAGGCGAGAGCGTGGACTTCCGTGCCGGTGGCTACGTGCAGCTGGAGTGCCCGCCGCACGTGGTCAACTACAAGGACTTCGACATCCAGCCCGAGTACCGCGGCGACTGGGACAAGTTCAACATGTGGCGTTACGTGTCGAAGGTGGACGAGCCCACCATTCGCGCCTACTCCATGGCGAACTACCCGGAAGAGAAGGGCATCGTCAAGTTCAACATCCGTATCGCCTCGCCGCCGCCGGGCAAGGATGACATCCCGCCGGGCAAGATGTCCTCGTTCGTGTTCAACCTCAAGCCGGGCGACAAGATCACCGTGTACGGACCCTTCGGCGAGTTCTTCGCCAAGGACACCGACAACGAGATGGTGTTCATCGGCGGTGGCGCCGGCATGGCGCCGATGCGTTCGCACATCTTCGACCAGCTCAAGCGCCTGAAGTCCACGCGCAAGATGAGCTTCTGGTACGGCGCGCGCTCGATGCGCGAGGCGTTCTATGTCGAGGAGTACGACCAGCTGCAGGCCGAGAACCCGAACTTCAAGTGGCACCTGGCGCTGTCCGATCCGCAGCCCGAGGACAACTGGAGCGGCCTCACCGGCTTCATCCACAACGTCCTCTACGAGAACTACCTGAAGGACCATCCGGCGCCCGAGGACTGCGAGTTCTACATGTGCGGCCCGCCGATGATGAACGCCGCGGTGATCAAGATGCTGCTGGACCTGGGCGTGGAGCGGGAGAACATCCTGCTCGACGACTTCGGCGGCTAG
- a CDS encoding NADH:ubiquinone reductase (Na(+)-transporting) subunit D, which yields MSKPTIKEVLLNPVFNNNPIGLQILGICSALAVTSNLKTALVMSIALTLVTGFSNLFISLIRSQIPSSIRMIVQMVIIASLVIVVDQVLKAYAYSLSKQLSVFVGLIITNCIVMGRAEAFAMANPPLLSFFDGIGNGLGYSAMLIVLGIVRELFGAGKLLGFEILPVVNDGGWYQPNGLLLLPPSAFFLIGLIIWGLRTWKTAQVEKPSYKMAPHVSKEAY from the coding sequence ATGTCCAAACCCACCATCAAGGAAGTCCTGCTCAACCCGGTCTTCAACAACAACCCCATCGGCCTGCAGATCCTCGGCATCTGCTCGGCGCTGGCGGTGACCTCCAACCTGAAGACGGCACTGGTGATGTCGATCGCCCTGACCCTGGTGACCGGCTTCTCCAACCTGTTCATCTCGCTGATCCGCAGCCAGATCCCCAGTTCGATCCGCATGATCGTGCAGATGGTGATCATCGCCTCGCTGGTGATCGTGGTCGATCAGGTGCTCAAGGCCTATGCCTACAGCCTGTCCAAGCAGCTGTCGGTGTTCGTCGGCCTGATCATCACCAACTGCATCGTGATGGGCCGCGCCGAAGCCTTCGCCATGGCCAATCCGCCGCTGCTGTCGTTCTTCGACGGTATCGGCAACGGCCTGGGTTACAGCGCCATGCTGATCGTGCTGGGCATCGTCCGCGAGCTGTTCGGCGCCGGCAAGCTGCTCGGCTTCGAGATCCTGCCGGTGGTCAATGACGGTGGCTGGTATCAGCCCAATGGTCTGCTGCTGCTGCCGCCCTCGGCGTTCTTCCTGATCGGCCTGATCATCTGGGGCCTGCGTACCTGGAAGACCGCCCAGGTCGAGAAACCCAGCTACAAGATGGCTCCGCACGTCAGCAAGGAGGCCTACTGA
- a CDS encoding glyceraldehyde-3-phosphate dehydrogenase, which produces MWKVSPVTQKTDQCLGEWIDREALAEAMIPLIGQLYRNNNVVTSIYGRGLINRSVIGILKAHRFARQIDDAELSVHDTFPILQALSQLELGAASVDLGRLAVKFKHEGSGRSAEQFVREELAEVVGKQGNEQRQGTDVVLYGFGRIGRLLARILIEKTGGGDGLRLRAIVVRKGAANDLVKRASLLRRDSVHGPFNGTITIDEENNTILANGNLIQVIYSNDPTTVDYTAYGINNAIVVDNTGKWRDAEGLGQHLKCPGAARVILTAPGKGEIKNIVHGINHGLISDEDKILSAASCTTNAIVPVLKAVYDKFGIAHGHVETVHSYTNDQNLIDNFHKGDRRGRSAPLNMVITETGAATAAAKALPVLKGKLTGNAIRVPTPNVSMAILNLTLEKATSREEINDYLRYMALHSELHKQIDFTNSPEVVSTDFVGSRHAGVVDAEATICNDNRVVLYVWYDNEFGYSCQVVRVLEDMAGVNPPAFPR; this is translated from the coding sequence ATGTGGAAGGTATCGCCCGTGACCCAGAAGACCGACCAGTGCCTTGGTGAGTGGATTGACCGCGAGGCCCTCGCTGAGGCCATGATTCCGCTGATCGGCCAGCTCTACCGCAACAACAATGTGGTGACTTCTATCTATGGCCGCGGCCTGATCAACCGTTCGGTGATCGGCATCCTCAAGGCGCATCGCTTCGCTCGCCAGATCGACGACGCCGAGCTGTCGGTGCATGACACCTTCCCGATCCTGCAGGCCCTGAGCCAGCTGGAGCTGGGCGCTGCTTCCGTCGACCTCGGTCGTCTGGCTGTCAAGTTCAAGCACGAAGGCAGCGGCCGCAGCGCCGAGCAGTTCGTGCGCGAGGAGCTGGCCGAAGTGGTCGGCAAGCAGGGCAACGAGCAGCGCCAGGGCACCGACGTGGTGCTGTACGGCTTCGGCCGCATCGGTCGCCTGCTGGCGCGCATCCTGATCGAGAAGACCGGTGGCGGCGACGGCCTGCGTCTGCGCGCCATCGTCGTGCGCAAGGGCGCCGCCAACGACCTGGTCAAGCGTGCCAGTCTGCTGCGTCGCGATTCGGTGCACGGTCCGTTCAACGGCACCATCACCATCGACGAGGAGAACAACACCATCCTCGCCAATGGCAACCTAATCCAGGTGATCTACTCCAACGATCCGACCACCGTCGACTACACCGCCTACGGCATCAACAACGCCATCGTCGTCGACAACACCGGCAAGTGGCGCGATGCCGAAGGCCTGGGCCAGCACCTGAAGTGCCCGGGCGCCGCCCGCGTGATCCTGACCGCGCCGGGCAAGGGCGAGATCAAGAACATCGTTCACGGCATCAACCACGGTCTGATCAGCGACGAGGACAAGATCCTCTCTGCCGCCTCCTGCACCACCAACGCCATCGTGCCGGTGCTCAAGGCCGTCTACGACAAGTTCGGCATCGCCCACGGTCACGTGGAGACCGTGCACTCCTATACCAACGACCAGAACCTGATCGACAACTTCCACAAGGGCGATCGCCGTGGCCGCAGTGCACCGCTGAACATGGTGATCACCGAGACCGGCGCCGCCACCGCCGCCGCCAAGGCTCTGCCGGTGCTGAAGGGCAAGCTGACCGGCAACGCCATCCGCGTGCCGACGCCGAACGTGTCCATGGCCATCCTCAACCTGACCCTCGAGAAGGCCACCAGCCGCGAGGAGATCAACGACTACCTGCGCTACATGGCGCTGCACTCCGAGCTGCACAAGCAGATCGACTTCACCAACTCGCCGGAAGTGGTGTCCACCGACTTCGTCGGCTCCCGCCATGCCGGTGTGGTCGATGCCGAAGCGACCATCTGCAACGACAATCGCGTCGTTCTCTACGTGTGGTACGACAACGAGTTCGGTTACAGCTGCCAGGTGGTGCGCGTGCTGGAGGACATGGCCGGGGTCAACCCGCCGGCTTTCCCGCGCTGA